A genomic stretch from Leptodactylus fuscus isolate aLepFus1 chromosome 10, aLepFus1.hap2, whole genome shotgun sequence includes:
- the POFUT4 gene encoding GDP-fucose protein O-fucosyltransferase 4 — protein MCERSLDYNMTYCSVSCTHCWVQRYRPKTMRKHSASRQTIWYFIAGSILLTCTLDVTGSEQWDSPEYLEIADGERLWMDSALDDKSPELIHGHPVYNDHFPEDLATEQNIVAMPGHWEQSAFEPSSAFSNAGLGAVMVDSYRGPGNSDTRSNKELPILLWWSENLFPHFPGDTERIDCPLSSCMVTKDKRVKLHKRTKSIIFYGTDFRAYEAPLPRLPHQTWALFHEESPMNNYVLSHLPGISLFNYTATFSRESDYPLTLQWLPTIGYLQNTAVSVAEKNKWRDKGYAPILYMQSHCDVPSDRDRYVKELMKYIQIDSYGQCLKNRQFQSKRLEDTSTATTEDQEFMAFTARYKFHLAMENAICTDYMTEKLWRPMHIGAIPIYRGSPSVKDWMPNNHSIILVDDFPTPKDLAEFIMSLDKDDELYFKYLDYKKPGGITNKLLLTSMEKREWGVNDMTAPNYLNGFECFVCDQENARVKAERKHKKTQGKSPAPVPHIARYNHMGCPMPVPGIGSANELPENDSWKQMWLQDYWQSFDQGEALTAMILQNETNQDKFWDFMHEMYIKRNMNR, from the exons ATGTGTGAAAGATCCTTGGATTATAACATGACATATTGTAGTGTGTCCTGCACTCACTGCTGGGTGCAGCGATATAGACCTAAGACTATGAGAAAACATTCTGCTTCAAGGCAGACCATCTGGTACTTTATCGCAGGGAGCATTTTACTGACTTGTACCTTGGATGTTACTGGCTCTGAGCAATGGGACAGCCCTGAATATCTGGAAATTGCAGATGGAGAAAGACTATGGATGGATTCAGCACTGGATGACAAATCTCCAGAACTTATACATGGACATCCTGTGTATAATGACCACTTTCCTGAGGATTTAGCTACGGAACAGAATATAGTAGCAATGCCTGGGCATTGGGAGCAGTCCGCTTTCGAGCCCTCCAGTGCATTCTCCAATGCTGGACTAGGTGCGGTGATGGTGGACTCTTACCGTGGTCCAGGTAACAGTGATACCAGAAGCAACAAAGAGTTGCCCATTCTTCTGTGGTGGAGTGAGAACCTGTTCCCCCACTTTCCTGGGGACACAGAACGCATAGATTGTCCTCTAAGTTCTTGTATGGTGACGaaggacaaaagagtaaaacttCACAAAAGGACGAAATCTATTATTTTCTATGGCACAGACTTTAGGGCATATGAAGCTCCGTTGCCCAGACTGCCTCACCAGACATGGGCGCTCTTTCATGAGGAATCTCCAATGAATAACTATGTTCTGTCCCATTTGCCAGGAATTAGCCTTTTTAACTACACTGCCACCTTCAGCCGAGAGTCTGATTACCCCCTCACCTTGCAATGGCTACCCACTATTGGTTACTTACAGAACACAGCAGTGTCTGTGGCAGAAAAAAACAAGTGGCGCGATAAAGGGTATGCCCCCATATTATACATGCAGTCCCACTGTGATGTTCCATCGGACAGAGACCGTTACGTTAAAGAGTTGATGAAATACATTCAG ATTGACTCATATGGTCAGTGTTTAAAGAACCGCCAATTTCAGAGCAAGAGACTTGAGGACACTTCAACAGCCACCACAGAAGATCAGGAGTTCATGGCATTTACTGCAAGATACAAGTTCCACTTGGCAATGGAAAATGCCATTTGTACTGACTATATGACAGAGAAGCTTTGGCGGCCTATGCATATAGGGGCAATTCCAATATACAGAGGATCCCCTTCTGTTAAAGACTGGATGCCAAACAACCACTCTATTATATTAGTTGATGACTTTCCAACACCAAAGGACTTGGCCGAGTTCATAATGTCTCTGGACAAGGATGATGAATTATATTTCAAGTACTTAGACTACAAAAAACCTGGTGGGATAACCAACAAGTTACTATTGACCAGTATGGAGAAGAGAGAATGGGGAGTGAATGACATGACTGCACCAAACTACCTCAATGGCTTTGAATGCTTTGTATGTGACCAGGAGAATGCTAGGGTCAAAGCTGAAAGGAAACATAAGAAGACCCAGGGAAAAAGTCCAGCTCCAGTGCCACACATCGCCAGGTATAATCACATGGGCTGTCCTATGCCTGTTCCTGGTATAGGAAGTGCCAATGAGCTCCCAGAAAATGACAG